A section of the Pseudanabaena mucicola str. Chao 1806 genome encodes:
- the hemH gene encoding ferrochelatase produces MGRLGVLLLNLGGPDKLEDVRPFLYNLFSDPEIIRLPSPLLQAPLAWLISNLRAKQSQQNYKKIGGGSPLRRITEEQAQALRLQLVQDGLDVQVYVGMRYWHPFTEEAIAQIKRDKIEELVILPLYPQFSISTTGSSFRLLDRIWKNDPELQKIKYTVIPSWYENSAYLQAMANLIATKLDQVKDPSQAYVFFSAHGVPVSYIEEAGDPYQKEIEACAALIMQKLNRPNPYKLAYQSRVGPVEWLQPYTDVAIEELATQGIKELVVVPISFVSEHIETLEEIDMEYREIAEQAGIETFARVPAPDTDPTFIQALADVVIKALSDRQIPFSATIQPQKNTKLYPQERWEWGMTPSAEVWNGRLAMIGFLILLLELWLGRGQILQ; encoded by the coding sequence ATGGGGCGATTAGGAGTTTTACTGCTGAACCTCGGCGGACCAGACAAATTAGAGGATGTCCGTCCATTTTTGTATAACTTATTTTCTGACCCAGAAATTATTCGCTTGCCATCGCCATTACTGCAAGCTCCTTTAGCATGGCTCATTTCTAACCTACGCGCCAAGCAATCTCAGCAAAACTATAAAAAAATTGGTGGTGGCTCTCCTTTACGCCGCATTACGGAGGAACAAGCGCAAGCTCTGCGATTGCAGCTTGTTCAAGATGGGCTTGATGTTCAAGTTTATGTGGGAATGCGTTATTGGCATCCATTTACAGAGGAGGCGATCGCCCAAATTAAACGCGACAAAATCGAAGAATTAGTAATCTTGCCGCTATACCCACAGTTTTCGATTAGTACCACAGGTTCCAGCTTTCGCTTACTTGATCGCATCTGGAAAAACGATCCCGAATTGCAAAAAATCAAATATACTGTTATTCCCTCTTGGTATGAAAATTCAGCCTATTTGCAGGCAATGGCAAACTTGATCGCCACCAAACTCGATCAGGTCAAAGATCCTAGCCAAGCCTATGTCTTTTTTAGTGCTCATGGTGTGCCAGTTAGTTATATCGAAGAAGCAGGTGATCCTTACCAAAAAGAAATAGAGGCTTGTGCAGCGCTAATTATGCAAAAGCTAAATCGACCAAATCCTTACAAATTGGCATACCAAAGTCGTGTCGGTCCCGTTGAATGGTTGCAGCCCTACACTGATGTTGCGATCGAAGAATTGGCTACACAGGGTATTAAAGAGCTAGTAGTAGTACCAATCAGTTTTGTATCAGAGCATATCGAAACCCTCGAAGAAATCGATATGGAATATCGTGAAATCGCTGAACAAGCAGGCATTGAGACCTTTGCGCGTGTACCTGCGCCTGATACTGACCCCACATTTATCCAAGCCTTAGCCGATGTGGTGATTAAAGCTTTAAGCGATCGCCAGATACCATTCTCCGCAACCATTCAACCTCAAAAAAACACCAAACTATATCCTCAAGAGCGTTGGGAATGGGGCATGACCCCTTCTGCTGAAGTATGGAATGGGCGCTTAGCGATGATTGGCTTTCTCATCCTGCTACTAGAGCTATGGCTAGGACGTGGTCAAATTTTACAATAA
- a CDS encoding Rieske (2Fe-2S) protein — MAKVKIASTKDVSADKVLKTSANGQSVIVAKVGDKHCAIANKCPHFGLPLAKGKFENGVITCPFHGSKFEICTGKNVEWVDSVVGIPLPDFAKKIVSMGKVSTDIANFAVTQEGEDLFIDA; from the coding sequence ATGGCTAAAGTAAAAATTGCTAGCACTAAAGATGTCAGTGCTGACAAGGTATTAAAAACTAGTGCTAATGGTCAATCAGTGATCGTGGCAAAAGTTGGTGACAAACATTGCGCGATCGCCAACAAATGTCCTCACTTTGGACTACCTTTAGCCAAGGGTAAATTTGAAAATGGTGTCATTACTTGTCCTTTTCATGGCTCTAAGTTCGAGATCTGCACTGGTAAAAATGTCGAGTGGGTAGATTCTGTTGTTGGTATTCCCTTACCTGATTTTGCCAAGAAGATTGTTTCGATGGGCAAAGTTTCCACTGATATCGCCAACTTTGCTGTCACCCAGGAAGGTGAAGACCTATTCATCGATGCTTAA
- the glyA gene encoding serine hydroxymethyltransferase, whose translation MTNLFSLLAESDPLVASFIGKEIERQRNNIELIASENFTSLAVMAAQGSVLTNKYAEGLPSKRYYGGCEFVDEIESIAIDRIKELFDAAHANVQPHSGAQANFAVFLTLLKPGDTFLGMDLSHGGHLTHGSPVNVSGLWFNKVHYGLNKETEQLDFDLIRDLALQHKPKLIICGYSAYPRIIDFAKFRAIADEVGAYLMADIAHIAGLVASGHHPNPIPYCDVVTTTTHKTLRGPRGGLIMTRDAALGKKFDKSVFPGSQGGPLEHVIAAKAVAFGEALRPEFKTYCGQVIANSQALAAQLQERGLKLVSNGTDNHLLLVDLRSIGMTGKVADLLVSGINITANKNTVPFDPESPFVTSGLRLGSPAMTSRGLKEADFREIANIIADRLLNPESDAVQSDCIARVQALCDRFPLYPELDYPTIAAKEPALAV comes from the coding sequence ATGACCAATTTGTTTTCCCTCCTTGCCGAATCCGATCCTCTTGTCGCAAGCTTTATCGGTAAAGAAATCGAGAGACAGCGCAATAATATCGAACTCATTGCTAGTGAAAATTTTACCTCCCTTGCAGTGATGGCGGCGCAGGGATCAGTTTTGACCAATAAGTATGCCGAAGGTTTGCCCTCCAAACGATATTACGGTGGTTGTGAATTTGTCGATGAGATCGAGTCGATCGCAATCGATCGTATTAAAGAATTATTTGACGCTGCCCACGCAAACGTTCAGCCCCACTCTGGCGCACAGGCTAACTTTGCTGTATTTCTTACCCTACTCAAACCAGGGGATACCTTTTTGGGGATGGACTTGTCCCATGGTGGACATTTAACTCATGGCTCACCTGTGAACGTCTCAGGGTTGTGGTTTAACAAAGTCCATTACGGCTTAAATAAAGAAACTGAGCAGCTAGATTTTGATTTGATTCGAGATTTGGCATTGCAACACAAACCCAAATTAATCATCTGTGGTTATTCCGCCTATCCTCGGATTATTGATTTTGCGAAATTTAGAGCGATCGCTGATGAAGTCGGTGCATACCTTATGGCAGATATTGCCCATATTGCAGGGCTGGTTGCTTCTGGTCATCACCCTAACCCCATCCCCTACTGTGATGTCGTCACTACTACTACCCACAAAACTTTGCGCGGTCCTCGTGGCGGATTGATCATGACTCGCGATGCTGCTCTCGGCAAAAAGTTTGATAAGTCAGTTTTCCCTGGATCACAAGGTGGTCCCCTCGAACATGTGATTGCCGCAAAAGCGGTTGCCTTTGGTGAAGCATTGCGTCCTGAGTTCAAAACTTACTGCGGACAAGTAATTGCTAACTCCCAAGCCCTTGCTGCTCAATTACAAGAACGTGGTTTGAAACTAGTTTCTAATGGCACTGACAACCACTTGCTGTTAGTCGATCTCCGTTCAATTGGCATGACTGGTAAGGTAGCTGACCTATTAGTAAGCGGTATCAATATCACTGCTAATAAAAACACAGTTCCGTTTGATCCCGAATCACCTTTTGTTACTAGTGGTTTGCGTCTTGGCTCGCCTGCGATGACCTCTCGTGGTCTCAAGGAGGCTGACTTCCGCGAAATTGCCAATATTATCGCCGATCGCTTACTCAATCCTGAAAGTGATGCTGTCCAATCGGATTGCATCGCGAGAGTACAAGCACTATGCGATCGTTTCCCTCTCTATCCTGAATTGGATTACCCCACAATTGCTGCTAAAGAACCTGCCCTAGCAGTTTAA
- the accC gene encoding acetyl-CoA carboxylase biotin carboxylase subunit: MAPIAKLLIANRGEIALRIIRTCEELGIPTVAVYSDVDRNSLHVQLAHEAVCIGDSPSSKSYLNIPNIISAALTHNATAIHPGYGFLSENARFAEICADHNLLFVGPSPNSIRSMGDKSTAKKTMQKAGVPTIPGSEGLIESEEQAEKIAHDIGFPVMIKATAGGGGRGMRLVHNPDDLLRLLRAAQGEAEAAFGNGGVYIEKVIEDPRHIEIQILADMHGNVVHLGERDCSIQRRHQKLLEEAPSSAVNPKLREKMGDAAVKAAKAINYVGVGTVEFLLDKYGKFYFMEMNTRIQVEHPVTEMITGIDLIAEQLRVAQGDKLRFHQKDIEIRGHAIECRINAEDPDHNFRPNPGRISGYLPPGGPGVRMDSHVYTDYVIPPYYDSLIAKLIVWGSDRPAAILRMKRALRECAITGVPTTIPFHQKVLDDEEFGQGHVYTNYVPLLQARLEEQK, encoded by the coding sequence ATGGCTCCAATCGCCAAACTACTGATTGCCAATCGAGGTGAAATTGCTCTCCGAATTATTCGGACTTGCGAAGAGCTAGGAATTCCCACCGTTGCTGTTTATTCCGATGTTGATCGCAATTCGTTGCATGTACAGCTAGCCCACGAAGCGGTCTGCATTGGCGATTCTCCAAGCAGCAAAAGCTATCTTAATATCCCGAATATCATTTCGGCAGCCTTGACACACAATGCTACAGCCATTCATCCTGGCTATGGATTCTTGTCAGAAAATGCTCGATTTGCAGAAATCTGTGCCGATCACAACTTATTGTTTGTTGGTCCCAGCCCCAACTCGATTCGCTCAATGGGTGACAAGTCTACTGCCAAAAAGACAATGCAGAAGGCTGGTGTGCCAACTATTCCAGGGAGTGAAGGTTTAATTGAGTCAGAGGAGCAAGCCGAAAAAATTGCCCATGATATCGGTTTTCCTGTGATGATCAAAGCTACGGCAGGTGGTGGCGGTCGTGGTATGCGTCTGGTTCACAATCCTGATGATTTACTACGTTTACTAAGGGCTGCTCAAGGTGAAGCGGAGGCGGCTTTTGGTAATGGTGGTGTATATATCGAAAAAGTGATCGAAGATCCTCGCCATATTGAGATCCAAATCTTGGCTGATATGCATGGAAACGTGGTGCATTTGGGTGAGAGGGACTGCTCGATCCAGCGTCGTCACCAAAAGTTATTAGAGGAAGCGCCTAGTAGTGCTGTCAATCCAAAGTTACGCGAAAAAATGGGCGATGCGGCGGTAAAGGCTGCCAAAGCAATTAATTACGTGGGTGTGGGTACGGTTGAGTTTTTGCTAGATAAATATGGCAAGTTTTATTTCATGGAGATGAATACTCGGATTCAAGTTGAGCATCCTGTGACGGAGATGATTACAGGTATTGACTTGATTGCCGAACAGTTGCGGGTTGCCCAAGGCGACAAGCTGCGATTCCATCAAAAGGATATAGAGATCCGCGGTCATGCGATCGAATGTCGAATCAATGCTGAAGACCCCGATCATAACTTCCGTCCCAACCCTGGGCGCATTAGTGGATATTTACCCCCAGGAGGACCGGGTGTCCGCATGGATTCCCATGTTTACACTGATTATGTGATTCCACCATATTATGATTCGCTAATTGCAAAGTTAATTGTCTGGGGTAGCGATCGCCCTGCGGCGATTTTACGGATGAAGCGTGCTTTGCGTGAATGTGCAATTACGGGTGTGCCGACCACGATCCCTTTCCATCAAAAGGTATTAGATGACGAAGAATTTGGTCAGGGGCATGTTTACACCAACTATGTCCCATTGCTACAAGCTAGACTCGAAGAGCAAAAATAA